The following are from one region of the Treponema denticola genome:
- a CDS encoding ABC transporter permease: MEETLTKTIPVFLNQSKDFFRKPQNLILLIFGVVLSVTTIAPIVTILLDTITVHPGTIDAMHGPDGFTVFNWKDIFTGSLSSRNFWSPLTNTLLLAIFSCIGAILIGGIFAYLITRTNIKCKKYLNVVFIFPYIMPQWTLALTWMNLFKSTAVTGGSNGILADIFGVTMPAWWAEGLFPSIVVLSLHYAAFAYILIGGIFKNMDSNLEEAALILNTSKSKIFRKVTLPLLRPAILSTILLVFGSAMGSYPVPHYLKLTTLSTKYIDLKVVRTGQASIIGVVMMIFGILILITNRLSMKSRKNYTTITGKSGQVSKVNVGKIGQYLIPAILIIFTLFTGIYPVISFAFETFLPNPGDYSFFRTGNFANLTLKWWTHRSAEDVGMYGQFGILYNRAFWMSFKGTMIVAFFCAFLAGTIGLLIGYSVSKHRRNKFANYVNDIAFLPYLLPSLAVGIAFFIFGSMLGIYDTFLLLIIVGTIKYIPFSSRGSLNSMLQISNEIEESALIQDTPWHKRMTKIIIPIQKTAILSGYLLPFITCVRELTLFMLLCSQSKISTTMLDYYDEMGLYAFSSAINLILIIFILAVNFGLNKLTKAGIDTGVGGQ; encoded by the coding sequence ATGGAGGAGACTTTGACTAAGACAATTCCGGTTTTTTTAAATCAAAGTAAGGATTTTTTTAGAAAACCTCAAAACCTGATATTGCTTATATTCGGTGTTGTGCTCTCTGTTACGACTATAGCTCCGATAGTAACTATTCTTCTGGATACAATTACGGTTCATCCCGGCACCATAGATGCTATGCATGGGCCTGACGGTTTTACCGTCTTTAATTGGAAAGATATTTTTACCGGCTCCCTTTCGTCGAGAAATTTTTGGAGTCCGCTCACAAACACTCTGCTGCTTGCGATATTCAGCTGTATAGGGGCCATCTTAATAGGCGGTATTTTTGCATATTTGATTACACGCACAAATATAAAATGCAAAAAATATCTTAATGTCGTTTTTATTTTTCCGTATATAATGCCTCAGTGGACATTGGCTCTTACTTGGATGAACTTATTTAAGAGTACCGCTGTTACGGGAGGCTCTAACGGAATACTTGCAGATATTTTCGGAGTTACAATGCCTGCATGGTGGGCTGAGGGTCTATTCCCTTCAATTGTTGTTCTATCCCTGCACTATGCAGCCTTTGCCTATATTTTAATCGGCGGCATATTTAAAAATATGGATTCCAATTTGGAAGAAGCTGCCTTGATTTTAAATACTTCAAAATCAAAAATTTTCCGCAAAGTAACCCTTCCATTATTAAGACCTGCCATCCTATCGACCATCTTGCTCGTTTTCGGCAGCGCTATGGGTAGCTATCCCGTTCCGCACTATTTAAAACTGACAACCCTTTCCACCAAATATATAGACTTAAAGGTTGTAAGGACGGGGCAGGCAAGTATTATCGGCGTAGTGATGATGATCTTCGGAATTTTAATTCTGATTACAAACAGGCTCAGCATGAAATCCCGAAAAAACTATACCACAATTACCGGAAAGAGCGGACAGGTCAGCAAGGTAAATGTGGGAAAAATCGGGCAATATTTAATTCCTGCTATTTTAATTATCTTTACCTTATTTACCGGAATATACCCCGTTATTTCCTTTGCCTTTGAAACCTTTTTGCCCAACCCCGGAGACTACAGCTTTTTTAGGACAGGTAATTTTGCAAACCTAACCTTAAAATGGTGGACTCATCGCTCGGCAGAAGATGTCGGTATGTACGGACAATTCGGTATTTTATATAACCGTGCCTTTTGGATGAGTTTTAAAGGAACTATGATTGTTGCCTTTTTCTGCGCCTTCCTTGCAGGAACGATAGGGCTTTTGATAGGCTATTCGGTAAGCAAACACAGAAGAAACAAGTTTGCAAATTACGTAAACGACATAGCTTTTTTGCCTTACCTTTTGCCTTCGCTTGCAGTAGGCATAGCCTTCTTTATATTTGGGTCTATGCTGGGAATCTATGATACCTTTTTGCTTTTAATAATAGTCGGAACAATTAAGTATATTCCTTTTTCGTCGAGGGGCTCTCTTAACTCGATGCTTCAAATCAGCAATGAAATAGAAGAGTCGGCTTTGATACAGGATACGCCTTGGCATAAGCGTATGACGAAGATAATAATTCCCATTCAAAAGACGGCAATTTTAAGCGGCTATCTTTTGCCATTTATAACCTGTGTTAGGGAATTGACCTTATTTATGCTTTTGTGCAGTCAGTCCAAGATAAGCACAACCATGCTTGACTATTATGATGAGATGGGCTTATACGCCTTTTCGAGTGCAATCAACTTAATTTTAATTATATTTATTTTGGCCGTAAATTTCGGATTAAACAAGCTTACAAAGGCCGGAATCGATACGGGTGTAGGAGGTCAATAA